The Pseudomonas alkylphenolica genomic sequence CCAGGCTGTCGATTTGCGGGCTGTAGGTCTGGAAAGTACGCTCTACACCAACACCGTTGGAGATCTTGCGAACAGTGAAAGCGCTGTTCAGACCACGGTTACGCTTGGCGATTACAACGCCTTCGAAAGCCTGCAGACGCGAACGATCGCCTTCCTTCACTTTCACCTGAACGACGATGGTGTCGCCCGGGGCAAAGGTCGGGATCTCTTTGGACATCTGCTCAGCTTCGATCTGCTGAATGATTTTGTTGGTCATGCTGTGCTCCTAAGGTAAATCGTCGGATCTACCATCGATACGTTAACTATCGTCCCGCTCTCGGAGATACTCCTCGAGCAGCTTCTTCTCTTCTCCAGAAAGTGAGCGACTTTCCAGAAGATCGGCGCGTCGTTCATAGGTCCGCCCAAGGGACTGCTGTAAACGCCATCGCCGGATGTGTGCATGGTTGCCACTAAGCAACACGTCGGGAACACGCTGATCCGCATACACCTCCGGTCGGGTGTAGTGCGGGCAATCAAGCAGACCATCGGTGAAGGAATCTTCCTCCGCCGAGTCCGCATGCCCTAAAGCTCCGGGCAGCAGTCGCGTAACCGCATCAATCAGGACCATCGCCGGTAGCTCGCCACCAGACAGGACATAGTCGCCAATCGACCACTCTTCATCGACATGAGCTTCAATAAAACGCTCGTCAATGCCTTCGTAACGACCGGCTATCAGAATCAACGATTCGTGCTTCGCCAGGTCTTTGACCGCCGACTGAGTCAGCTTGCGGCCTTGCGGGCTCAGGTAAATCACCTTCGCCGCCTCTCCGGTTGCCTGCCTGGCATGTACCAGGGCGTCTTCCAGAGGCTTGATCTTCATCACCATGCCCGGACCACCGCCAAACGGCCGATCATCCACCGTATGGTGACGATCTGTGGTGTAGTCCCGCGGATTCCAGCAGGTCAGTTGCAACAACCCCTGTTTCACCGCGCGGCTGGTAATGCCGTACTCACTGATGGCCGAGAACATCTCGGGGAACA encodes the following:
- the trmD gene encoding tRNA (guanosine(37)-N1)-methyltransferase TrmD: MASLRVDVITLFPEMFSAISEYGITSRAVKQGLLQLTCWNPRDYTTDRHHTVDDRPFGGGPGMVMKIKPLEDALVHARQATGEAAKVIYLSPQGRKLTQSAVKDLAKHESLILIAGRYEGIDERFIEAHVDEEWSIGDYVLSGGELPAMVLIDAVTRLLPGALGHADSAEEDSFTDGLLDCPHYTRPEVYADQRVPDVLLSGNHAHIRRWRLQQSLGRTYERRADLLESRSLSGEEKKLLEEYLRERDDS
- the rplS gene encoding 50S ribosomal protein L19, whose protein sequence is MTNKIIQQIEAEQMSKEIPTFAPGDTIVVQVKVKEGDRSRLQAFEGVVIAKRNRGLNSAFTVRKISNGVGVERTFQTYSPQIDSLAVKRRGDVRKAKLYYLRDLSGKAARIKEKLS